The sequence TCCTGCTCGACGGCTCCAGGATGAACATGGAGGTGGCCGAACAGGGCCTGTCCAGGCCCTGGGGGCTGGGTATCGGTTTCAACCTTGCGGCCCTGGAGGGGATGGATAACCTCGTTCACACCGTGAAGGCCTGGTCCGCCGCAGCTGCTGACGTGAGAATGGCCGGCGGCCCATGGCCCGTCATGAGCAGTGCCGGAAGCGGCAACCACGGGATCACCGCCATCGTACCTCCTTCGGCGGCCGCCCGCGCCTGGGGAAAGTCCGACCGGGAACTGGCCGAGGCTCTGGCCCTGAGCCATCTCGTGACGGGGTTCATCAAGGCTCACACGGGGCGTCTGACCCCCGTCTGCGGGTGCGCCATCGCCGCCGGGGCGGGTGCGGCGGCCGCGCTGGTCCGGCTGGGCGGGGGCACTCCCCGGCAGGCCGAGATAGCCGTCGCGCTGCTATTGTCGTCCCTCCAGGGGATGGTATGCGATGGCGCCAAGGGCTCCTGCGCCCTCAAGGTGGGCACAGCCGCGGCCGAGGCGTGCACTTCGGCGCTGCTTGTCCTGCAGGGCCTGAAAGATCCGGAAGACCAAGGGATGATATCCTCCGACTTCGTTGTGACAGCTAAGAACGTGGGCGATTTCAGCAGGGAAGGGCTCATGTCCGCCGATTCCGCGATAATCCGCATTCTTCAGGACATGGAGGCCGCTTCCAGGGCTCGTTCCTGAGGGGATGGCTTCAGGAGGGGATCACGAGGACGGGGCAGGACGACCGTTCAATGATGGCTTCGCCGGTGCTCCCCACGATGAGCTCCCATAGGTGCCCGTGGACCGAAAGCCCCACCACGAGCATGCCCGGTTTGATCTTATCGACCCTGCGGAGGATCTCCACCTCGGGGTGACCGCCCAGGACCTCGGCGCCCGTGCCGGGGTTCCACTTCTCGACGGTTGCCCGCACTTCCTCCAGCGCCGCGGAGGCGACCTGGAACATCTCCGTCGAGGTGAGGGTGTCCTCCATGAAAAGGGAGTGCAGGATGGTCATCGGGACACTCCTGCCGGCCAGAAGCGTTTTCAGTTCCTTGAAGATGATGTCGGTCCTGGCGGGGGAGAGGTCCGTGGCCACCGTTATCCTCCGGAATGGATCGGGCGGAGGCATGGCACCGCCCGGTGACTTGTAGACAAGATGGGGCAGAGCCATGAGCCGCAAGGAAGGTACCACCACGTCGTCCCTGTCGGCGAAGAGGGCGCAAAGGGAGCATCCCTCGGAATGGGCTATCTCGGGCAGGATCTCGAAGGGGTCGCCGGCCATGACAAATGACCTGTTCCTGATTCCGGTGGAATTCAGTTCCGCCTGTATCACGCCTATCGATCTTTCGGCCTTGTGTATCATGGGTCCCGGGTCCATGTCCCCGAATACCTCGATGACGTGGACCAGGATGAGTTCCGAGGTTGGGTCGGCCACGTTCCGGGCGGTCCAGGCCAGTCCCTTTCGCGAAAGGTCCGAAAGATCAAGCGGGAAGAGTATCTTTCTGAACATGGCGGAGGCCCCCTTTAATTTTGTGCTAGACTAAAATGAGTTTAACAGATGATGGTATACCGTCAAGGATGCCGACGGGTCATCGCTGTTACGAGGAGGCCCCCTTATGAAACTGTCCCAGGATGTCACCTGGCGCCTGCTCAAAGGT comes from Thermovirga sp. and encodes:
- a CDS encoding serine dehydratase subunit alpha family protein: LLDGSRMNMEVAEQGLSRPWGLGIGFNLAALEGMDNLVHTVKAWSAAAADVRMAGGPWPVMSSAGSGNHGITAIVPPSAAARAWGKSDRELAEALALSHLVTGFIKAHTGRLTPVCGCAIAAGAGAAAALVRLGGGTPRQAEIAVALLLSSLQGMVCDGAKGSCALKVGTAAAEACTSALLVLQGLKDPEDQGMISSDFVVTAKNVGDFSREGLMSADSAIIRILQDMEAASRARS
- a CDS encoding universal stress protein yields the protein MFRKILFPLDLSDLSRKGLAWTARNVADPTSELILVHVIEVFGDMDPGPMIHKAERSIGVIQAELNSTGIRNRSFVMAGDPFEILPEIAHSEGCSLCALFADRDDVVVPSLRLMALPHLVYKSPGGAMPPPDPFRRITVATDLSPARTDIIFKELKTLLAGRSVPMTILHSLFMEDTLTSTEMFQVASAALEEVRATVEKWNPGTGAEVLGGHPEVEILRRVDKIKPGMLVVGLSVHGHLWELIVGSTGEAIIERSSCPVLVIPS